DNA from Kluyveromyces marxianus DMKU3-1042 DNA, complete genome, chromosome 8:
ATAAAGATCGACTAGCAATGTACTAGAAGTGGATAAGGTACTCATGGCACAGAATGACCCAAAGAATGACGTTACTAAAATCACTGCAACATTCCACCGTTCTTGATAAGCCCATCCCATAATTGTAAAGCTTACAACAGCAATGAAGTTTTGAGGCATACCAGAAACTAATCTTGCTTTGAAAATGTTGTATCTAGTATTTTCATCGATTAAACCatttttcatcttttgcATGAATTTCCCATGATCATACCTGTAAAATACATCAATAATCTTTCCGGTACAGAATGATCCTAATAACCCTCCAATACCGGAAGGAAGGTAACAAATACCAATAATGGTTAGCTTGTAATTATAAGGTGCTTTTGCTAGTTCAGAAGATAAGGAAGCAAGGGACAAAGTCCAAAGGGCGAACTGAAAAGCCGCTGGAAGAAGCGATAACGTAATCTCTGGAAGAGCGACAATTCTCAATGCTGCTGTGAGATCTAGCTTCACTATAGAGGTGTCAAGGGACTCGTAATCCGGATTATCAAATTtgaattgtttttgaaacaTAGGCAAATAAATAACAGGTGCTTTGTTAATAAACCTCTTAGGTTTGATTGAAAGATTCCCAACGATGGTACGTTTTGTTTCCACCAACAAAAAGCAAAGTATTATCATACATGAGCCACATCCAATGGAGAGAAACCAGAAGATAGCTCTCCAATCATAGGCGGCTGTAAGGGCTGCACCGATTAGGGAGCCAAATGCCTGACCCATTAATGTAAATCCCGAAACTGCACCAACAAACGTACCACGTTCTGCTTTTACTGTGAAATCTCCTGCCACACCGGCATTGATTGCAATGATAGGGGAAATACCGGCACTCTGCAGGCATCTAAGAAACACGATAACCCCGTACGACTGCGCACATGCCAATGCAATAGACCCCACAACATACACCAACATCCCCATGAGAATGATCGGCCTTCTACCGTACACATCAGCCAAACCACCACTCACCGTAGGCGCAATACCTTGGAATAATAGGTACACAACAACCGTCACATTGATGAGCTCCTCATCAACATTAAACTGCTTCTCTAATTCCTTCAAAGCTGGATAATAAATAGGCGAACCCAACGATGACCAAAACCCGGCCGATGTTAAAAGTGCAACCATGATCCACTTCTGTCTATAAGTAAGCAAAGAATAAGGAACCTCCTTCTCCACTTCTGCATCTTGTTTCGAATATCCTGGCGATGACTCCATATCAGAGTCAAACTGCGTAGCATCGACATCATCTCCGGAATCTGCCAACTCTCGAGTCACTGACCGAAATATCACATTATCTTCTACTGCCCCACTAtcgttcttctttaacGTCGTATTCTTACATTCTGGGCCTTCCAGAGAAGAACCCTGATCTCGTATACTTGCTCGTCTCATAAATGTCAGAATATACCCAAAGTACCTTTGCACTTGTATACTATATGCTTGTTGGTTATACTTTCAATACTTTACTGTGCCATAACACTCTctataaaaatattatattcttcttcttatccgaaatattctttcaaacCCTGAGACCCTTGATCTCCCACCTGATACGCCAGCTACCTGCCATCATCGCCTATCCTTATATGCAATCTTCTAATCTCTTATTACTCACAATGTCTATGATTGACTGActacttcttctgtatAGGTTTAAACGAAGCATGTGacgttttctttttctttttttttttttttttttttttttcctcccGAGTTTTTCCGACCTGACGACACAACCTGATACCACATTTTGCCGGCACCGGAGTGGTTTGTGAGGTTTTACTCTCCGGTCGCCGGTGGCGGAGTTGAATTTGACATAGATTTCATGCGATGACAGTGTTTATCATGGGGGAGAAACCTAtctaatattattattgtcaTGACTATGTACATGACTACGTCAATGATTGGCAATGATTGTCGATGGTCGATGGTTGTCATTGACTATGTGCCACAGAATTGGGTATCTAAATGGGGAGACATGCATCAGTTTATGCAGAAATTATAATGAATGATTAGaatgtgtatgtatatgtatgcAAAAAATATAGTAATTGTGAGGGGAAACCGGTAATAAGACACTCTTGCTTGGCGCTGTTGCTATAGAGCTGAGAAATTTGATTGCGCGGTTGCTGCACGGCGAAGGTCATACaactcttgttcttcttctgagtCATCTGGATCGATATTATTTTCgtccaattcttcttcgttgGGCTTCTTGGCATTCTCTCTTTGCTCTCTGGCTAGTTGTAGTTGCAAGCCGTAGCGTAATGGGATGATAAGCAGGGTGGAGCATGTTATCGCGGTTGCCGTGAGGAAAGTGAAGGTTCCACCTATTTTCATGGACTTGTCCATCTTAGCTAGAGCAGCCAATATAATGGCGGAGAAAACACAACGTACCAAGTTGACACACCCTGCTGCGGTAGATGAGGTGTCCGGGTACAAGTCTACGACTAGCGTGTTACATATGGAGATAATGCAGTTGCACGTTAGGGAACCCAAACCTGACATTACTAGCACTGCAGCCAATGGCTGCTTTTCTCCAATGCACCAGCCGAACGTGACGAAACCGGCATTAGAAATAAATATAGGCATGTAAATCCAGTCTAGTCTGGTTTTGAACAAATCGAATTTGTATTTAATATCGTTTTCCAttatttcatcaacaacgtGTGTGTCGTAGTTGTGTTCCTTGAGCAAACGCTCTTTTTCGGCACGAACAAACTCCTTATGTCTTCtgtatcttcttctgtagtTCCAGTTGAGGAAACGACCGGCAGTCACAATACTCGTCAATGTACATAGACCTGCGGGCAAGAAGCACACACCGACGATGACCATCTTCAACTTGTACTTCTTGGTCAATTGTTGCGATAGCACTGTCATGTGACAGATCCACGTGGTGTACTGTAGGCCCTGGACTGCCAACAACGATATCAATTCTGGTCTTGTTAGGATCTTGTATGGCGCCTTTGGATCGTACTTGATAGTTTCTGCCTTTGTCGAGTAATCTGGGTTGTCCAAGTGCAACTTTCTGCGGTAGTATGGCAAGTAAAATAGGAACGATTTATTGATGAAGCGTGGTGGCTTGATGGACCCATTACCAACAATGGAACGCTTCGTTTCGGGCAACGATAAAACGACGAACGCAAGAGTGACACCAGATCCAGCCGCTAAGAACCAGAAAATGGAACGCCAGCCCCATCTTGCAGTGAACAAGGCACCGAGAAGCCCACCAATGGCACTTCCCAACACTTGAAACCCACTGGTCAACCCAACGTACCCACCTCTCTCTGACTTCACCGTTATATCACCCATAATCCCACTGTTGATGGCAATGATCGGAGAGATACCACCACCTTGCAAGCATCTCAAAAATAGCATCTCACCGTACGTTTGGCAACGTGCTATCCCAATGCAAGCAGCACAATACACCGCGATACAGCATAGCACAATGGGCCGACGTCCTAGCTGATCGGCCAGACCTCCCATAATAACGGGAAATATACCCTGACATAGCGAGTAAACCACCACCGTGATGTTCACCAACCCATCCGAAACATTGAACTCCTTCTCGATAACTGACAATGCCGGGAAATATATCGTTTGCGCAATGGTAGAGTAAAACCCACTCAATGCACATATCACCACTAGCAAAAACTTGTCATTCTTGGAAAACCGAGTGTATGGCACCCCATTGGCATCCACTGCTTCTAGCTTACTAGAACTCTGTACGGACGCCGCTCTATCAGAAACCACTCGTCCAAACTTCCGCTCTCCTCTTGTATCTCTCGTTTCTACATGGTCAGTGTACAAATGTTGCGGGTCAAACGCATGTTGCTCCTCCAGTACCGACGAGTCCTCATCCACTGACATAGAAACAGATCCCGAAACAGACTCTGACCCTGACCCCGCCAGGTGTTCTCCATCGTGCTCTTTGTCTTCATGCAGCCCGAGCTTGGCCATCTCCTGATCTATACTTTGATCTGCACTTTGATCACTACTACTATGCATCATTTTCGTACCCACTGTAATTCGGGCAACAAAACTGCAAACTCAATCttaatcaatcaatcaatcaatcacCTTTGTGCTATACCAGCCTTGCCtttgattctgattctggCTCTCTCTGTGTATGGATATAACTATACcaacacacacacatatagATAAAagcacatatatatataccaaaTGCCAAGAGCTAAACAAGGATACAACTAACAACTAATCCTAACTCTTCTCTAAGATAACCAAGTGCCAAGACAAGACAAAACCAAGGCAAAACCAATCCAATCCAATCCGTATGTAAGCTCTGTAAACTCTGTAAACGCTGCAACTCCTGCAAACTCCGCCAACTCGCTCGCAATTCCGGCTTTTTGGCTGCAACCTAACGTATCTCCAAACCAcaactatatatatacgttACATGTAACACCAACTaatgtgtatgtgtgtgtgtgtatgtgtgtgtgcaGCAGCGCTCGATACGTCGTCTTTCCCAAGCTCATCtcgcagcagcagcacctAGGACGCAAAAAGAAAGGGCAGATAACTAGCTGACAGGCTGCTGCCCGTCTTTCTCCGTGCCGTGCTGCCTTCCTTTGCCTTTGTTTGGGTGGAATGGAATGAATGCGTCGTCGTCGGGACGTAGCGCAAGGAGCTAGCTGGCCGGCACTACCGTTTCCCGGCACGAGCCCGGCACGAGCCTGGTACAAGCCCGCACAGACGAATCCGCACCGGCGGCATTAATGCCGCCGTAAATGCGGAAAAACACACAGCGCCAAGCAGCGGGTGTATACGCGACGCCGCGAGCGCGCGCGCGCGAGCGCCCTGGCGGACGTAAGAACGCTGCATCTCGGCCGCCCAGTGCTGGTGTGTGTCAGCCTCGCGTGCCAagacttttctttcctctcTCCAACGCAGCGGCCTCTCCACCGTCAGCAGCAGTAGTGGCTGACCTGACGTATACGGGATTTGCCGTTCGTTGCCGTTCGTTGCCCATAGGCACAGGTGACACGGGGCACACACAGGTGACAGACACAAGGCAAAAGCTTACTAATGGCCTACTGCTGCCGCCCATTCATTCAAGAGGGAACTGAACTAAGTACACTACACAGGAGAAAGTAAAAGAATAAAGTACGGACATCGTCTTGTCTCCAGGAAGCGAACCACCAAGGCATTCAGATGAGACCCCGGAGCTAAGCTCCGGGATCTGTTCTCACGAACATGCCAGGGTAGATTATATCCTGCAATCTAGCTAAATACTAGTTTTTCTGCTTCCAGCCATTTTTGCTGTTGTGAACATATGGGAGAACAATGTCACAGCTGGTATTCCGGAAGGGTTGTTTTAAAAATATGTTGGTCtattgagaaaaaaaaagctatgtaaaaaaaaacttgtAAGAGGAATGGAAACGGTTAAACCAAGTCCTCGGTAAAAGGgttttttcgttttgtttccatttttttctctaGAACTGGATCGAACTCTTTATATATGAATTTGGcgaaattttttttattttttttatttttctggGTTTTACTGGGGGGGACTTcgctttctttttcaaactgttacccggggcACGGGAAACTCAATGAGAGTAGGGCCCTACGCTACCAACTTAGcatcatcaccaccaccaccactgCTCATGGAGCATTGGTGCAGTCCCAGTCGGTGGGCTCGTACGAGAATGGCTTGTCTATTTGGCTGATCTGGTCCGGCGTGAGCTCAAACGAAAACACGTTTAGATTGCTGGCCAACCGGGAAATAGACTGCGTCTTTGGTAATGGAATGTAGCCCTTTTGAAGCGACCATCTGATCAACGCCTGCGCTGGGTCGCATCCCACCTCGTTGCTGATCCTCAAAAGGTCCGGATCCTTCAATTTTTGCCCGTGGGTCAAAGGCGCATACGCCTCGATGAGAATGCCCTTGGATTTGCAGAAATCCGCAAGCTCCTGGCGCATGACCCATGGTGAAATTTCGATCTGGTTCACCACAGGCTTGTACTTCAACCCGTCCCACTTGAGAAGCTCATCAACATGGAGAGGTCCAAAGTTTGACACCCCAATCGATCTTACTTTCCCTTCGTCCACTGCTTCTTGCATCGCCTTGTACGTTTCGAGTCTCGCTTGCGTACCACCCAATGGCGAGTGCATCAATAGCAAGTCAATGTACCCTAGGTCCTCCACTTCCTGCAAGCAGTGATCAATGGCCTTCTTGGCCTTGTTGTAGCCCTTTTGAGAGTCCCAAAGCTTCGTGGTGTAGAACACATCCTCACGCTTGTTATTGGCTGGATCTTCCTTCAACCATCGACAGATCCCTTGTCCCACTTCAAACTCGTTCCCGTAGAGAACCGCCGTGTCAAAGTGTCGGTAGCCGCACTTCAATGCATTGTACACAACGTCTGCCGTCTTGCTGGGCGAAATCTCGTAAGTTCCAAATCCAATCGATGGAATGGTGTAGCCACTGGATAGCTTGTAGAATTTTGGCACTGATCCTTCCATTGCTTGCTTCAACATGAAAACTTGACACACTTGGACTCTTTTCCTGTATGCTTTTTCTGCCACTACCACATGCGTTTAATAAGGGTGTGTGGTATCTGTAATAGATGTTGAAGCACGtctacttatatatatgtgagTCTGCTTAGCCTAACCAAACGGGTAAAAGATATGAACGCAATGTCTGCGTACAGACcgcccttttttttttttttttttttttccagtgTCTATTTTGGCtgtaattataataataataacaaataGGAGTGGGACTGAGCTCTACTTCTACTGCGCTCGTGTCGGAGTCCCAGGAAAACACCTGACAAAGCGCTTGCCCCTCGGCTTTCCCTCTGCTTCTTTCAGTTAAGAGTGGCAAATGTGGCAAAACCCACCCTTTGGAGCCTTTGGCCCTGTATTACTTCATCCTAAAGGTAAGAGCAAAGTAAGATTCGCCAGAAACGCTAACTGATGTCATTGGCCCACTATGTCTTGTATCGTATCTTCACGTATCTTCTATCTACATCTGTAcataaaaaagaataaaaaattaaaatattcaaagaaaaatgggGCGCTAGGCTACACTAGACTAGACTAATGACTCTACGCTACCGTATATTCCATTCCATTCCGATCCCGAAAATGTCATAGAACATGCATGCATTGTGCTCTGCTCTGCCTTGTAAACATATTTTTTTAGGGGACAAAATGTAAGGTTCTACATGCTTACTACTCctgtaatttttttttattttgatttgtttttgtttttgtttttttggtttctgttttatttttctcgGAGTACACAGTGTCAAGGAATTGAAAGTGTGTCATGAGTGTGTCAGAATATGCCGAGAGagcaagaaagaaagcCGGGTTTAAATTATTTGGAGTTCACCACCCAACCCCTCCCGTGGTTATTCAGAGTAGAAAATGTTTCTTTTTAGGCTCGGTTCTGCTATAGCCacaatttttgttttatttattttattttaaattTTTCTAATTACTTTAGGAATTTTTCCCGTCGTGAAACTTATTGAAACTGACGGAACTTGACGCTGAAATGTATAATACCCATTTCTAGACCTGACGTCTGCATATCTAAAGGTACGTGTTTGGTATCTGTTTTaagaaattgaaggaaatgTAGTAATAATCAAAGGCCATTTAAAAACACCCACTGTCTGCAAGGGTAaatctttctctctcttctcaCTTTTTATTGTGCATATAGAGAATGTAGGCGGGGTACATATTCAGATAAGTAGTGATTAATTAAGGTGTGAATCATATATTGTTAGTTTTTAACcttaagaaagaaagactAAAGTCCAAAGACTGAGAACCGTGCTATGAGGTTAAGAGGTTTTGGTCTATTTCCGAGGCACTATGTAAAGAAAGCGAAGAAGGGAGACCGACCAAAGCTGATGGAGTCACTTTACTCTAGCGATGCGGAGATTCTGAAGGACCCTAAACGGGTCAAAGGGATTGCTGGTTGGCTGAGTTTGCAGGCAGAAGATGTTCTGGGACATCTGGACGGCACTGTGGATACTAatttaagaagaagagactCTTCAGTTTCTTTAATATCTGGGTTTTTCCGGTCCAAGACAGGCTTAGTTAAGTCTTTATTGAATGGAGACTCCGCCACGGATGAACGGTCGTACTGTTATGTATACAGTTTGCgtgaaaaccaaaaaccaaTTCACGATGAGGCGGACGGTACTACTTTGATTGAGGTGGATCCTACGGAAGAGATTAACCATATTGAGGAGGAAGTGATGAAAAACATCTTCACTGACGTTGTTATCGACGATATCAGCGTCATATTAGAAAGCGTTCATGTTTAGgacagaaaagaaaaaaggaaaataaaataaaataagaaaaaattaTTATCGTTCGTCACGTATGTAGGTAATATGGTGAAA
Protein-coding regions in this window:
- the AQR1 gene encoding Aqr1p translates to MRRASIRDQGSSLEGPECKNTTLKKNDSGAVEDNVIFRSVTRELADSGDDVDATQFDSDMESSPGYSKQDAEVEKEVPYSLLTYRQKWIMVALLTSAGFWSSLGSPIYYPALKELEKQFNVDEELINVTVVVYLLFQGIAPTVSGGLADVYGRRPIILMGMLVYVVGSIALACAQSYGVIVFLRCLQSAGISPIIAINAGVAGDFTVKAERGTFVGAVSGFTLMGQAFGSLIGAALTAAYDWRAIFWFLSIGCGSCMIILCFLLVETKRTIVGNLSIKPKRFINKAPVIYLPMFQKQFKFDNPDYESLDTSIVKLDLTAALRIVALPEITLSLLPAAFQFALWTLSLASLSSELAKAPYNYKLTIIGICYLPSGIGGLLGSFCTGKIIDVFYRYDHGKFMQKMKNGLIDENTRYNIFKARLVSGMPQNFIAVVSFTIMGWAYQERWNVAVILVTSFFGSFCAMSTLSTSSTLLVDLYPSKSSTATSCYNFIRCVLGAIFMACYAKMKKSMTIGGTFTFISGLVLIGNFIVFIPMKYGMKWRYERGMKG
- the QDR2 gene encoding quinidine resistance protein 2, with translation MMHSSSDQSADQSIDQEMAKLGLHEDKEHDGEHLAGSGSESVSGSVSMSVDEDSSVLEEQHAFDPQHLYTDHVETRDTRGERKFGRVVSDRAASVQSSSKLEAVDANGVPYTRFSKNDKFLLVVICALSGFYSTIAQTIYFPALSVIEKEFNVSDGLVNITVVVYSLCQGIFPVIMGGLADQLGRRPIVLCCIAVYCAACIGIARCQTYGEMLFLRCLQGGGISPIIAINSGIMGDITVKSERGGYVGLTSGFQVLGSAIGGLLGALFTARWGWRSIFWFLAAGSGVTLAFVVLSLPETKRSIVGNGSIKPPRFINKSFLFYLPYYRRKLHLDNPDYSTKAETIKYDPKAPYKILTRPELISLLAVQGLQYTTWICHMTVLSQQLTKKYKLKMVIVGVCFLPAGLCTLTSIVTAGRFLNWNYRRRYRRHKEFVRAEKERLLKEHNYDTHVVDEIMENDIKYKFDLFKTRLDWIYMPIFISNAGFVTFGWCIGEKQPLAAVLVMSGLGSLTCNCIISICNTLVVDLYPDTSSTAAGCVNLVRCVFSAIILAALAKMDKSMKIGGTFTFLTATAITCSTLLIIPLRYGLQLQLAREQRENAKKPNEEELDENNIDPDDSEEEQELYDLRRAATAQSNFSAL
- a CDS encoding aldo-keto reductase superfamily protein yields the protein MLKQAMEGSVPKFYKLSSGYTIPSIGFGTYEISPSKTADVVYNALKCGYRHFDTAVLYGNEFEVGQGICRWLKEDPANNKREDVFYTTKLWDSQKGYNKAKKAIDHCLQEVEDLGYIDLLLMHSPLGGTQARLETYKAMQEAVDEGKVRSIGVSNFGPLHVDELLKWDGLKYKPVVNQIEISPWVMRQELADFCKSKGILIEAYAPLTHGQKLKDPDLLRISNEVGCDPAQALIRWSLQKGYIPLPKTQSISRLASNLNVFSFELTPDQISQIDKPFSYEPTDWDCTNAP